The Primulina eburnea isolate SZY01 chromosome 13, ASM2296580v1, whole genome shotgun sequence genome includes a region encoding these proteins:
- the LOC140810106 gene encoding uncharacterized protein — protein MDILKEELLKKRQSLSEDVGGKKFFKRSEIEQKRLQRLREEEKREAEAKALRHKKSQQEQQNDDPNSTSGQNSNPEIPKSMPESSSSKTLADEKKIDGLNLPKQEVVRRLRFLKQPVTLFGEDDEARLDRLKYVLKAGLFEVDDTDMTEGQTNDFLRDIVELKNRQKSGILSDRKRKGREDAGEDDESGSRDDDLSGDGGSSGVDHDKDLKRMKANFEELCHEDKILVFFKKLLNEWKQELDEMSEAEKRTAKGKSMVATFKQCARYLNPLFKFCRKKILPDDIRRALLVVVDCCTKRDYLAAMDQYIKLAIGNAPWPIGVTMVGIHERSAREKIYTNSVAHIMNDETTRKYLQSVKRLMTFSQRRYPTMPSKAVEFNSLANGSDLQSLLAEEMSFGGNHQKEKLLLMPAPKED, from the exons ATGGACATCCTAAAAGAGGAGTTGTTGAAGAAGAGGCAGAGCCTGTCGGAGGATGTCGGAGGCAAAAAGTTCTTCAAGCGTTCTGAAATCGAGCAGAAACGCCTTCAGCGTCTGCGAGAAGAGGAAAAACGGGAGGCCGAGGCCAAAGCCCTTCGCCACAAGAAATCGCAGCAAGAACAACAGAACGATGACCCTAATTCAACTTCAGGTCAGAATTCCAATCCCGAGATTCCCAAATCCATGCCCGAATCATCCTCTTCGAAGACCCTGGCCGACGAGAAAAAGATCGACGGTCTCAATCTACCGAAGCAAGAAGTCGTCCGCCGCCTCCGCTTCTTGAAACAGCCGGTGACCCTCTTTGGAGAAGACGATGAGGCGAGACTAGACCGTTTGAAGTATGTTCTAAAGGCTGGATTGTTTGAGGTGGATGATACTGATATGACGGAGGGGCAAACTAATGATTTCTTGCGCGATATTGTGGAGCTTAAGAATCGGCAGAAGTCGGGTATTCTGAGTGATAGGAAGAGGAAAGGGAGGGAGGACGCCGGGGAGGATGACGAGAGTGGAAGTCGGGATGATGATTTGAGTGGGGATGGGGGTTCCTCTGGTGTGGATCATGACAAGGATTTGAAACGAATGAAGGCGAATTTCGAGGAGTTGTGCCACGAGGATAAGATTCTAGTGTTCTTTAAGAAGCTGTTGAATGAGTGGAAACAGGAATTGGATGAGATGAGTGAGGCTGAAAAGAGGACGGCCAAAGGGAAGTCCATGGTAGCCACTTTCAAGCAATGTGCCCGTTATTTGAATCCTCTTTTCAAGTTCTGTAGGAAGAAG ATTCTTCCTGACGATATTCGGCGAGCACTGCTGGTGGTTGTTGATTGTTGTACGAAACGTGACTACCTTGCCGCAATGGACCAGTACATCAAATTGGCTATTGGAAATGCTCCATGGCCCATTGGTGTTACTATGGTTGGTATCCATGAACGTTCTGCACGTGAAAAGATTTATACCAACAGTGTCGCACACATAATGAATGATGAGACAACTCGTAAGTATTTGCAATCTGTTAAGAGGCTGATGACTTTCTCCCAACGTCGGTATCCAACTATGCCTTCCAAAGCTGTTGAGTTCAACAGTCTTGCAAATGGCAGTGATTTGCAGTCGCTGTTAGCAGAGGAAATGTCATTTGGAGGGAATCATCAAAAGGAGAAGCTTCTATTGATGCCTGCTCCTAAAGAAGACTAG